GTGCGTCGCTTCGTCCACGCGTAGCGTATCGAGAATCGCCATCATGCCGCGCGCGTGCGCCATGATCGGTTCGCCTGACGAGAGAACCTGCTCGCCGCACAGCGTCGCGGCGAATGCAAGTGCGTCGTCCAGGGTGGCGGGCAATGATGCATCACCCACACCCGGCGTCGGAGGCGACTCAGTGGATGTCGGTGCTTGATGTTGGTTCATGTCGGAACGCGGGGCGACCAGCGCCCCGGATGTTGCGGGTCGAGCACTCAGCTTTCGCGCTGAGCTGCCACAACCACGATTTCAACAAGCATGGCAGGGTCGGCGAGCAACGCCTGCACCGTAGCACGCGGGGGTGCATTGCCTGCGGGCACCCACTCGTCCCACACCTGATTCATTTCACCGAAGTACTTCATGTCCGAGATGAAGATCTGACAGGACAGGATGAGCGACTTGTCGCTGTTTGCTTCGCCGAGCAGC
The Pandoraea oxalativorans genome window above contains:
- a CDS encoding RidA family protein, producing the protein MAVQRFYVEKRWSDMAVHNGTVYLAGQTPDDRSQDMAGQTRQVLAHIDRLLGEANSDKSLILSCQIFISDMKYFGEMNQVWDEWVPAGNAPPRATVQALLADPAMLVEIVVVAAQRES